The following proteins come from a genomic window of Nicotiana tomentosiformis chromosome 12, ASM39032v3, whole genome shotgun sequence:
- the LOC138902291 gene encoding uncharacterized protein translates to MEDFLTAKDYELWTIVNQGPLTPTKKIQNEIVPKDPSKFVATDFRMTEKNSKAKKILICRLGLDKYNRIYARSNAKEIWDALQTTHEGTNQVKRSRIKLLMRNYDLFSMKEYEPIQKMMTRFTIITNELKSHGKVFTTKELASKVLRIHPAS, encoded by the coding sequence ATGGAAGACTTCTTGACAGCTAAAGACTATGAACTATGGACCATAGTGAACCAAGGTCCATTGACTCCTActaaaaaaatacaaaatgaaATAGTTCCTAAGGACCCCTCTAAATTTGTGGCAACAGATTTCAGAATGACGGAGAAGAATTCAAAGGCTAAGAAAATCCTTATATGTAGACTTGGTCTTGATAAGTACAACAGAATTTATGCGCGCTCTAATGCAAAGGAGATATGGGATGCACTCCAAACTACTCATGAAGGAACAAACCAAGTGAAGAGATCAAGGATAAAACTACTTATGAGAAACTATGATCTCTTCTCCATGAAGGAGTATGAGCCCATACAGAAGATGATGACTAGATTTACCATAATAACTAATGAATTGAAATCACATGGAAAGGTATTTACCACAAAAGAGTTGGCCAGCAAAGTTCTAAGGATTCATCCAGCTTCATAG